Proteins from a genomic interval of Schaalia odontolytica:
- a CDS encoding class C sortase, which translates to MTAAPDAAQATPSASPTAPRDARRWRFSLISLIPSLLALAGMLLFLYPSISAWIVQYNQSQIIAQYEDSVSRADPSAAEQLALAHRYNDALSSGAVLQANSNVPTGDGTSGDASLDYNAILTADGSGLMGRLKVPAADIDLPIYHGTDDETLLRGLGHLEGTSLPVGGQGQRTVVTGHRGLAEARMFTDLDKVQVGDTFTFEVFGEVLTYRVFDKKVVNPEETEALRSEPGRDLATLVTCTPLGINTHRILVTGERVYPTPQHDIDAAGATPDVPGFPWWALGLLGGVSLIGLYIWRSGYPPRPKKRPNAEQMRENVAD; encoded by the coding sequence ATGACTGCCGCTCCCGACGCCGCACAGGCAACGCCGAGTGCCTCCCCGACCGCCCCTCGCGACGCGCGCCGGTGGAGGTTCTCCCTGATCTCCCTGATTCCCTCCCTCCTCGCCCTAGCGGGAATGCTCCTCTTCCTCTACCCGTCGATCTCGGCGTGGATCGTTCAATACAACCAATCCCAGATCATCGCCCAGTACGAGGACTCCGTGAGTAGGGCCGATCCCTCCGCCGCGGAGCAGCTCGCCCTCGCCCACCGCTACAACGACGCCCTGAGCTCGGGGGCCGTTCTCCAGGCCAACTCGAACGTGCCCACCGGCGACGGAACAAGCGGGGACGCGAGCCTGGACTACAACGCGATTCTCACCGCCGACGGCTCCGGGCTCATGGGCCGACTCAAGGTCCCTGCCGCCGACATCGACCTGCCCATCTACCACGGGACCGACGATGAGACGCTCCTGCGCGGCCTCGGACACCTGGAGGGAACGTCGCTTCCCGTCGGCGGGCAGGGACAGCGCACCGTCGTCACCGGACACCGTGGGCTGGCCGAGGCGCGCATGTTCACCGACCTCGACAAGGTACAGGTCGGGGACACCTTCACCTTCGAGGTGTTCGGGGAGGTTCTCACCTACCGGGTCTTCGACAAGAAGGTCGTCAATCCCGAGGAGACCGAGGCCCTGCGCTCCGAACCCGGCCGAGACCTCGCCACGCTCGTGACGTGTACCCCCCTGGGCATCAACACGCACCGCATCCTCGTCACCGGGGAGCGCGTCTACCCCACGCCGCAGCACGACATCGATGCTGCGGGTGCCACCCCCGACGTCCCCGGCTTCCCCTGGTGGGCGCTCGGCCTCCTGGGGGGAGTCTCACTGATCGGTCTGTACATCTGGCGATCCGGCTACCCGCCGCGCCCCAAGAAGCGCCCAAACGCTGAACAAATGAGAGAAAATGTCGCCGATTAG
- a CDS encoding SpaH/EbpB family LPXTG-anchored major pilin → MSRKYAPLGRRMIAAAGALSLGVAGVVATSVATFAEDPAYGTINQNATGSIVVHKHLKNATGTMGKVDGTADSGGDGVDGVTFKAYKVSGLDLSKPTDWDKLAALADNIPSNACTDPAHPTLGDNAPAVDAQAAAEGTTAGGGKTTLAGLSVAAYLVCETEAPADIVEKAKPFVVTIPFPNTTNGGEGKWLYDVHAYPKNQKIEIDKTISDQTVNGVGLGSRVQFPVSTTIPSLDTDTNFTYFYLRDQLDDRLSDGKVDKVTLGADTLAENTDYVQSNTGGLVVVSFTRAGLAKLKANPNKKLEAIFSGTVSAIGDGTIKNKANLVQDTHYGAIPPNEPPSTPPTEPNNPPTSPEVSTDWGNAQLLKFDANSGAAKTGIKGAKFKVYNAAEPYAADCSAATKAGDAITVNNKTEFVSDDAGLVAIDGLYVGDSVGSAGQGSQGATKRCYVVEEVEAPAGYVLPQKTTTGISVSKGALAAATYSAEIANNKQPVPQLPLTGANGQLLMTIGGISLGLIAVGSTMVIRSRKRSEA, encoded by the coding sequence GTGAGCAGGAAGTATGCGCCCCTCGGGCGGCGAATGATCGCCGCCGCGGGTGCTCTCAGCCTCGGAGTCGCCGGGGTCGTTGCGACCAGCGTCGCCACCTTCGCCGAGGATCCGGCCTACGGCACGATCAACCAGAACGCAACGGGTTCGATCGTCGTCCACAAGCACCTGAAGAACGCCACGGGCACCATGGGCAAGGTTGACGGCACCGCCGACTCCGGCGGCGATGGCGTCGACGGCGTCACCTTCAAGGCCTACAAGGTCTCGGGCCTGGACCTGTCCAAGCCCACCGACTGGGACAAGCTCGCCGCCCTGGCCGACAACATCCCGTCCAATGCCTGCACGGATCCCGCCCACCCGACCCTGGGTGACAATGCGCCCGCCGTCGATGCTCAGGCTGCCGCTGAGGGGACGACCGCAGGCGGTGGCAAGACCACCCTGGCGGGCCTGTCCGTCGCGGCGTACCTGGTCTGTGAGACCGAGGCTCCCGCCGACATCGTCGAGAAGGCCAAGCCCTTCGTCGTCACGATCCCCTTCCCCAACACCACCAACGGTGGCGAGGGCAAGTGGCTCTACGACGTGCACGCCTACCCCAAGAACCAGAAGATCGAGATCGACAAGACCATCTCCGATCAGACCGTGAACGGCGTAGGCCTCGGCTCGCGCGTGCAGTTCCCCGTCTCCACGACGATCCCCAGCCTCGACACTGATACGAACTTCACCTACTTCTACCTGCGCGACCAGCTGGACGACCGCCTCTCCGACGGCAAGGTGGACAAGGTCACCCTGGGCGCCGATACGCTGGCCGAAAACACCGACTACGTGCAGTCCAACACGGGCGGCCTGGTCGTCGTCTCCTTCACGCGCGCCGGCCTGGCGAAGCTGAAGGCGAACCCCAACAAGAAGCTTGAGGCGATCTTCTCCGGCACGGTCTCCGCCATCGGCGACGGCACCATCAAGAACAAGGCCAACCTGGTCCAGGACACGCACTACGGCGCCATTCCTCCGAACGAGCCGCCGTCGACTCCTCCGACCGAGCCGAACAACCCGCCGACCTCCCCCGAGGTCTCCACCGACTGGGGCAACGCCCAGCTCCTGAAGTTCGACGCTAACTCCGGCGCCGCCAAGACCGGCATCAAGGGCGCGAAGTTCAAGGTCTACAACGCCGCCGAGCCCTACGCCGCCGACTGCTCCGCCGCCACCAAGGCCGGCGACGCGATCACGGTGAACAACAAGACCGAGTTCGTCTCCGATGACGCGGGCCTCGTGGCAATCGACGGCCTCTACGTCGGCGACTCCGTCGGCTCCGCCGGCCAGGGGTCCCAGGGCGCGACCAAGCGCTGCTACGTCGTCGAAGAGGTCGAGGCCCCCGCGGGCTACGTCCTGCCGCAGAAGACCACGACCGGCATCTCGGTCTCCAAGGGCGCCCTCGCCGCTGCCACGTACAGCGCGGAGATCGCCAACAACAAGCAGCCCGTTCCCCAGCTGCCCCTCACGGGTGCCAACGGCCAGCTGCTCATGACCATCGGCGGCATCTCTCTGGGACTCATCGCCGTGGGATCCACCATGGTGATCCGCTCGCGCAAGCGCAGCGAAGCCTGA
- a CDS encoding vWA domain-containing protein → MRFTWLIFVVLGVVLAATCAGWFLARRAGQRAGEKGWVANTGYVRGLPKYQALVRRTRSSLAMAIVCFLIAVIAASVSAGAPVDRYVKHEKSSSRDIVICLDASGSMLPYDSKIGESFKKIISRFEGERISLQLWNAYSMTMFPLTDDYEMADDVLTEMADTIDGGLSIYGGRISVTPTLEKYLRPLLPDDDEEKASLVGDGLASCVLGFDHTDKERSRTILLATDNEVYGQGIYDLAEAIEFAKSQKVTVSALYPGSEYAMTSEAYELRDQVRSTGGDFYDASSPSAVDEVVKQIESEQKQDLEKAGKMVETDRPGAALGWTIVGVLSLFGMLALGRL, encoded by the coding sequence ATGAGATTCACCTGGCTTATCTTCGTCGTCCTCGGCGTCGTGCTCGCCGCGACCTGCGCCGGCTGGTTCCTCGCCCGCCGCGCCGGACAGCGCGCGGGCGAGAAAGGCTGGGTCGCCAACACCGGCTACGTGCGGGGCCTGCCCAAGTACCAGGCCCTCGTGCGGCGTACGCGCTCCTCCCTCGCGATGGCGATCGTCTGCTTCCTCATCGCGGTTATCGCGGCCTCGGTGTCCGCGGGCGCCCCCGTGGACCGCTACGTCAAGCACGAGAAGTCTTCGAGCCGAGACATCGTGATCTGCCTGGACGCCTCGGGCTCCATGCTTCCCTACGACTCAAAGATCGGGGAATCCTTCAAGAAGATCATCTCCCGCTTCGAGGGCGAGCGGATCTCCCTGCAGCTGTGGAACGCATACTCGATGACGATGTTCCCACTGACGGACGACTACGAGATGGCCGACGACGTCTTGACGGAGATGGCCGACACCATCGACGGAGGGCTCTCCATCTACGGGGGGCGCATTAGCGTGACTCCCACGCTCGAGAAGTACCTGCGTCCGCTCCTCCCCGACGACGACGAGGAAAAGGCCTCCCTTGTGGGCGACGGCTTAGCCTCGTGCGTCCTGGGCTTCGATCACACCGACAAGGAGCGTTCCCGCACGATCCTCCTGGCGACCGACAACGAGGTCTACGGGCAGGGCATCTACGACCTCGCCGAGGCCATCGAGTTCGCGAAGAGCCAGAAGGTGACGGTGTCCGCCCTGTACCCCGGCTCGGAGTACGCGATGACGTCGGAGGCCTACGAGCTGCGAGACCAGGTCAGGTCGACCGGTGGCGACTTCTACGACGCCTCCTCACCGTCAGCCGTTGACGAGGTCGTCAAGCAGATCGAGTCCGAACAGAAGCAGGACCTCGAGAAGGCCGGGAAGATGGTGGAGACGGACCGCCCCGGCGCCGCCCTCGGCTGGACCATCGTCGGGGTTCTCTCCCTGTTCGGCATGCTCGCCCTCGGGAGGCTATGA
- a CDS encoding CshA/CshB family fibrillar adhesin-related protein, with protein sequence MTQHARTQRRATRFSRFAVAVAVCAAVCSAPILPNAAQPAQAAAEGVPSGSLPATFATGGSGRFKDSIQWLQWADYDKDFKGKDKPNVPVLGVGEGPKDFVNHRDLGDAGSLVTTCTLSNLTHDTPAPGTPKQQTEGPLVATIPGAWAGDALDNLYNVGGPGSWSDGSEVWHSGLTYPQDYVNKNQMVIGLANGYAYNGGNAWDGKKWDESTDHRPTGYNARVSVDYSCKAEIYGKDGSITNVPIQGLVFADAEASSRRFDIKSWATSDRQDEWVQATVKKTAGNKPPRWRVLDTIRSRACISKVTGKQVTTDGILSGGSRTLRLMPSDDECVYQSGGSYKNPNGYGGPDAVMFMEGATSATITMQGAGYSAVALGLVVATDYGDAPESYGVASSLFQPSWRGGEVRSTTDLFKVSPQAEMYMEKGSPRLGALIDAEHTQPFSADALGDDKVGEPSDEDSVTLPADGIRTQPGATYNLDVTCEGNGKVAGWIDWNRNGSFDDGEKSNEVPCSTAGKAALAWTVPSDVVRSVDGEDGSSATYMRLRITADNNGNGQKPTGGTATGEVEDYRVAVRVPTLQLVKNVDNKYSTSEVQGLAADQWTLTGGAGAYTATGNGTTGGPTVVRTGRNDLSEATTNPGGAGYEMGQWSCEQAPGTVGENYSSSLSGATTDGKAQLTVRGTDRVLCTITNTAKPGSLTWNKVDSDGVTPLAGTTWTLTGPGVPRNTTVEDCTAGPCPAQPYKDQDPTPGSFAIKDLKWGTYSVREASAPAGYQLNPQAQAFPQIAPASLEATLRAAIVNERKTGSLTWKKVDASNTATALEGSEWTISGGALPGAVTITDCKAASAAQCPKPAGATYYDSDPAAGSFAVTGLPWSDTAYALTEKKAPAGYRLDATPRPFTIGKDALDFAFAPITNDKQDVPAIPLTGGFGADAYVIGGIIAGLGATGAAAGIRRRKARTA encoded by the coding sequence GTGACCCAGCACGCCCGAACACAGCGCCGCGCCACGCGGTTCTCACGCTTCGCGGTCGCGGTCGCGGTCTGCGCGGCCGTCTGTTCCGCGCCGATCCTGCCCAACGCGGCCCAGCCTGCCCAGGCTGCGGCCGAGGGAGTCCCCAGCGGGTCGCTCCCCGCGACCTTCGCCACGGGAGGCTCCGGACGCTTCAAGGACTCCATCCAGTGGCTCCAGTGGGCCGACTACGACAAGGACTTCAAGGGCAAAGACAAGCCCAACGTCCCCGTCCTGGGCGTGGGGGAGGGACCCAAGGACTTCGTCAACCACCGCGACCTCGGTGACGCGGGCTCCCTGGTGACCACCTGCACCCTGTCCAACCTCACCCACGACACCCCCGCGCCCGGCACCCCCAAGCAGCAGACCGAGGGGCCTCTCGTGGCCACCATCCCCGGCGCCTGGGCGGGCGACGCCCTCGACAACCTCTACAACGTCGGAGGCCCCGGCTCGTGGAGCGACGGCTCAGAGGTGTGGCACTCAGGGCTCACATACCCCCAGGACTACGTCAACAAGAACCAGATGGTGATCGGCCTGGCCAACGGCTACGCCTACAACGGCGGCAACGCCTGGGACGGCAAGAAATGGGATGAGAGCACCGACCACCGACCCACGGGCTACAACGCCCGGGTGAGCGTGGACTACAGCTGCAAGGCCGAGATATACGGCAAGGACGGCTCCATCACGAACGTGCCAATCCAGGGCCTGGTCTTCGCCGACGCCGAGGCATCCTCCAGGCGCTTCGACATCAAGAGCTGGGCCACCAGCGACCGGCAGGACGAGTGGGTCCAGGCCACCGTGAAGAAGACCGCCGGCAACAAGCCTCCGCGCTGGAGGGTCCTGGACACCATCCGCTCGCGCGCCTGCATCAGCAAGGTCACCGGTAAGCAGGTCACCACCGACGGCATCCTCTCGGGCGGCTCGCGCACCCTGCGCCTCATGCCCTCGGACGACGAGTGCGTCTACCAGTCGGGCGGTAGCTACAAGAACCCGAACGGCTACGGCGGCCCCGACGCCGTCATGTTCATGGAGGGCGCCACCTCCGCCACCATCACGATGCAGGGCGCGGGCTACTCCGCCGTCGCCCTCGGCCTGGTGGTCGCCACCGACTACGGCGACGCGCCCGAGTCCTACGGCGTCGCTTCCTCCCTCTTCCAGCCGTCGTGGCGCGGGGGCGAGGTGCGCTCAACCACCGACCTGTTCAAGGTCTCCCCGCAGGCCGAGATGTACATGGAGAAGGGCTCCCCGCGCCTCGGCGCGCTCATCGACGCAGAGCACACCCAGCCCTTCAGCGCGGACGCCTTGGGCGACGACAAGGTCGGAGAGCCGAGCGACGAAGACTCCGTCACCCTGCCCGCCGACGGGATCCGCACGCAGCCCGGCGCCACCTACAACCTGGACGTCACGTGTGAGGGCAACGGGAAGGTCGCCGGATGGATCGACTGGAACCGCAACGGCAGCTTCGACGACGGCGAGAAGTCCAACGAGGTTCCTTGCTCTACCGCCGGCAAGGCCGCCCTGGCGTGGACGGTGCCCTCCGACGTCGTCCGCTCCGTCGACGGCGAGGATGGAAGCAGCGCCACCTACATGCGACTGCGCATCACCGCCGACAACAACGGAAACGGCCAGAAGCCCACCGGCGGCACAGCAACCGGCGAGGTCGAGGACTACCGCGTCGCCGTGCGCGTGCCGACCCTGCAGCTGGTCAAGAACGTCGACAACAAGTACTCCACCTCCGAGGTTCAGGGCCTCGCCGCCGACCAGTGGACCCTCACCGGCGGTGCGGGCGCCTACACCGCGACGGGCAACGGAACCACGGGTGGCCCCACCGTCGTGCGCACCGGTCGCAACGACCTCTCCGAGGCCACCACCAACCCCGGCGGCGCGGGGTATGAGATGGGCCAGTGGAGCTGCGAGCAGGCCCCCGGAACCGTGGGTGAGAACTACTCCTCGTCCCTCAGCGGTGCCACGACGGACGGGAAGGCGCAGCTGACCGTGCGAGGCACCGACCGCGTCCTGTGCACGATCACGAACACGGCCAAGCCCGGATCGCTGACCTGGAACAAGGTCGACTCCGACGGGGTCACGCCCCTGGCGGGCACCACCTGGACCCTCACCGGGCCCGGCGTGCCCCGCAACACCACGGTCGAGGACTGCACCGCAGGGCCCTGCCCCGCCCAGCCCTACAAGGACCAGGACCCGACTCCCGGATCCTTCGCGATCAAGGACCTCAAGTGGGGGACCTACTCCGTGCGCGAGGCCAGTGCCCCCGCCGGCTACCAGCTGAACCCGCAGGCCCAGGCCTTCCCGCAGATCGCCCCCGCGTCCCTGGAGGCGACCCTGAGGGCGGCCATCGTCAACGAACGCAAGACCGGGTCACTCACCTGGAAGAAGGTGGACGCGTCGAACACGGCCACGGCCCTGGAGGGTTCGGAATGGACCATCAGCGGTGGTGCGCTGCCGGGCGCCGTGACCATCACGGACTGCAAGGCCGCGTCGGCCGCCCAGTGCCCCAAGCCGGCGGGCGCGACCTACTACGACTCCGACCCTGCCGCAGGTTCCTTCGCGGTGACGGGCCTGCCGTGGAGCGACACCGCCTACGCTCTGACGGAGAAGAAGGCCCCCGCCGGGTATCGCCTCGATGCGACGCCGCGCCCCTTCACCATCGGCAAGGACGCGCTCGACTTCGCCTTCGCGCCCATCACCAACGACAAGCAGGACGTGCCCGCCATCCCGCTCACCGGTGGATTCGGCGCTGACGCCTACGTGATCGGCGGCATCATCGCCGGTCTGGGCGCCACCGGCGCGGCCGCAGGCATCAGGCGCCGCAAGGCCCGCACGGCATGA
- a CDS encoding AAA family ATPase: MAEYLTDAELAQAKDMLNRITMIYQAKVVGQEDLRTALTACLLAGGHVLVESVPGLAKTTAAQTLASAVSGTFHRIQCTPDLMPNDIVGSQIWNQASGEMVTQLGPVHANLVLMDEINRSSAKTQSAMLEAMQEGQTTIGGVNHRLPRPFMVMATQNPIEEEGTYVLPEAQMDRFLLKEIITYPAPVDELEVLERIDSGVMSLPTSSEPVSITDVLLLQDLTRRIYVHSTLKAYIVDIINTTRGAGPNPLPGWTKHVRVGASPRGAIALMQISQALALMDGRNYVVPDDIKKLRYGILRHRIIRTFDALADNVSVEGLIDAVFNAVPVP, from the coding sequence GTGGCCGAATACCTGACAGATGCGGAACTCGCCCAGGCGAAGGACATGCTCAACCGCATAACCATGATCTACCAGGCGAAAGTTGTCGGGCAGGAGGACCTACGGACGGCGCTGACGGCATGCCTGCTCGCAGGCGGTCATGTCCTGGTCGAGTCGGTGCCCGGTCTGGCCAAGACCACCGCAGCCCAGACTCTGGCCTCGGCGGTGTCGGGAACGTTCCACCGGATCCAGTGCACGCCGGACCTCATGCCCAACGACATCGTCGGGTCTCAGATCTGGAACCAGGCTTCGGGTGAGATGGTCACCCAGCTGGGGCCCGTCCACGCGAACCTGGTCCTGATGGACGAGATCAACCGTTCCAGCGCGAAGACTCAGTCCGCGATGCTGGAGGCGATGCAGGAAGGGCAGACGACGATCGGCGGAGTCAACCACCGCCTTCCCCGCCCGTTCATGGTGATGGCCACCCAGAACCCCATCGAAGAGGAGGGAACGTACGTCCTCCCCGAGGCGCAGATGGACCGTTTCCTGCTCAAGGAGATCATCACCTACCCGGCCCCCGTCGACGAGCTTGAGGTCCTTGAGCGCATCGACTCGGGAGTGATGAGCCTGCCGACCTCCTCCGAGCCTGTGTCCATCACGGACGTGCTGCTGCTCCAAGACCTGACGCGACGCATCTACGTGCACAGCACGCTCAAGGCGTACATCGTCGACATCATCAACACCACGAGGGGCGCCGGTCCCAATCCGCTGCCGGGTTGGACCAAGCACGTGCGCGTGGGTGCCTCGCCGCGAGGGGCGATTGCCCTCATGCAGATCTCGCAGGCGCTTGCCCTCATGGACGGGCGCAACTACGTGGTTCCCGACGACATCAAGAAGCTGCGCTACGGCATCCTGCGGCACCGCATCATTCGTACCTTCGATGCCCTCGCCGACAACGTGTCGGTGGAGGGGCTCATCGACGCGGTGTTCAACGCGGTTCCGGTGCCGTGA
- a CDS encoding DUF58 domain-containing protein: MPVRSREIHALSTRIQLPVLRKLLSVMEGQHSALRWGRGWEFMDLAPYQPGDDVREIDWAATARTGTPTIKRHEATANVQVILVVDTGREMGALAPSGETKEEVALAACEAIAWLSVARGDQIGLVAGDSRRVRFMPARSGNGHAETIMRRISEDITLLSPRSDVPRLLRRALTTTRRRSLIVIISDQTQPTPTNEADDIIKSLSVRHQVIQVSVADMNPADIDQDKTVIDVNEGPLPDFLRRDEQLAREASMVVEQRRAAVARMLDMRGVIQVSVGSSEEVPRALLKALQRSGSRR, encoded by the coding sequence ATGCCAGTGAGGTCGCGTGAGATCCACGCGCTGTCGACGCGCATCCAGTTGCCCGTCCTGCGCAAGCTGCTGTCCGTCATGGAGGGACAGCACTCGGCGCTGAGGTGGGGCCGCGGCTGGGAGTTCATGGACCTGGCGCCCTACCAGCCCGGTGACGACGTGCGCGAGATCGATTGGGCGGCGACCGCTCGCACGGGCACCCCCACGATCAAGAGGCACGAGGCGACCGCGAACGTGCAGGTCATCCTGGTTGTCGATACGGGCCGGGAGATGGGGGCGTTGGCGCCGTCGGGGGAGACCAAGGAGGAGGTCGCGCTCGCGGCGTGCGAGGCGATCGCGTGGCTCTCGGTGGCTCGAGGAGATCAGATTGGTCTGGTTGCTGGGGATTCGCGCAGGGTCCGCTTTATGCCCGCTCGTTCGGGCAATGGGCACGCTGAGACGATCATGCGCCGCATTTCGGAGGATATTACGCTGCTTTCTCCGCGCTCGGACGTGCCCCGGCTGCTGCGTCGGGCGTTGACGACGACGAGGCGTCGCTCGCTGATTGTCATCATCAGTGATCAGACGCAGCCGACCCCCACGAATGAGGCCGATGACATCATCAAGTCGCTGAGCGTGCGCCATCAGGTCATCCAGGTGTCGGTGGCCGACATGAATCCGGCGGATATTGACCAGGATAAAACCGTTATCGACGTCAACGAGGGGCCCCTTCCGGACTTTCTGCGCAGGGACGAACAGCTCGCCCGCGAGGCGAGCATGGTTGTTGAGCAAAGGCGCGCCGCTGTCGCGCGCATGCTTGACATGCGCGGCGTCATCCAGGTGAGCGTAGGCTCCTCGGAGGAGGTTCCGCGAGCGTTGCTCAAGGCGCTGCAGCGCTCGGGATCCCGCAGATAA
- a CDS encoding VWA domain-containing protein, which produces MVFRPAVNLVLLVLIVLLGAALVFLTARRATRRSFIDILRRSMILAVVVVMGAGPSIPGEAEEVTSSLEVYFVIDRTGSMAAEDWDGTKPRIDGVRNDVAILMSVLTGSRFSIVSWDSNAHTDMPLTTDASAVQAYMDSFDRELSSSSQGSSVNRPAKDLAALLAKNKERHPQNLRAVFVFSDGETSNQDHWSSAPAGDESDWDQVKQYVDGGLILGYGTPEGGPMKVLRLRSEGSQSGGEPEYIRDTSQPGNPVAISKIDEAALKAVASRIGLDYVHSPDKSAIESHARSVLEGASSISETRNLQSTYRYIIWPFALILGALLAWEGATLARRAQQLRNSHAI; this is translated from the coding sequence ATGGTTTTTCGCCCCGCAGTGAACCTGGTCCTTCTTGTCCTCATCGTCCTCCTCGGCGCCGCCCTCGTCTTTCTCACCGCCAGGAGAGCCACGCGTCGCAGCTTTATCGACATCCTCCGGCGGTCAATGATTCTCGCGGTCGTCGTCGTCATGGGCGCCGGTCCCTCCATTCCCGGCGAAGCCGAGGAGGTGACCTCCAGCCTGGAGGTGTACTTCGTCATCGACCGCACCGGTTCGATGGCGGCCGAGGACTGGGACGGCACCAAGCCGCGCATCGATGGCGTCCGCAATGACGTCGCGATCCTCATGAGCGTCCTGACCGGATCACGTTTCTCCATCGTGTCCTGGGATTCCAACGCGCACACGGACATGCCGCTCACGACCGACGCCTCCGCCGTCCAGGCCTACATGGATAGCTTCGACCGTGAGCTGTCCAGCTCCTCGCAGGGCTCGTCGGTGAACCGGCCCGCGAAGGACTTGGCGGCTCTGCTGGCCAAGAACAAGGAACGTCACCCCCAGAATCTTCGAGCCGTCTTCGTCTTCTCCGATGGCGAGACGTCCAACCAGGACCACTGGTCGAGCGCCCCGGCGGGGGACGAAAGCGACTGGGACCAGGTGAAGCAATACGTGGACGGGGGCCTCATCCTCGGCTACGGGACGCCGGAGGGCGGCCCCATGAAGGTGTTGCGACTGCGCAGCGAAGGCTCCCAGAGCGGCGGCGAGCCGGAATACATCCGCGACACCTCCCAGCCCGGCAATCCGGTGGCCATCTCCAAGATCGACGAAGCCGCGCTCAAGGCGGTCGCCTCGCGCATCGGCCTGGACTACGTGCACTCGCCGGACAAGTCGGCCATCGAGTCCCACGCGCGATCCGTTCTCGAGGGAGCTAGCTCCATCTCCGAGACGCGCAACCTCCAATCCACCTACCGATACATCATCTGGCCATTCGCGCTCATCCTCGGGGCACTCCTCGCCTGGGAGGGTGCAACCCTGGCGCGTCGCGCCCAACAGCTGAGGAACTCCCATGCGATCTGA